The following proteins are encoded in a genomic region of Gimesia algae:
- a CDS encoding ABC transporter permease, with protein sequence MQEQSENKTAISAGLKPVKKSPSFWVETWQRFKGRKMAMMALIYIGFLCFVAIFAPAIAGTKPIICKYKGHIYFPALGYFRRQWENPIFYKDRFRNRYPENLKQKDPDSWAIWPLVYQDPYRRVYDDEWKGQPGNPTQDNGAPSLRNWFGTDQRGVDVFAQMVHGTTIALLVGFVSMGIAGVIGILIGALAGFYGKWIDMGLSRVIEVVMCIPTLILILAIIAIIESPTIWHMMAIIGLTGWTGIARLARAEFMRLRESDFVLAAKTTGVGQFRIIFRYILPNSLAPVLVPITFGIAAAILIESGLSFLGFGAPPPNPSWGTLLNLGRQNLQMWWLIFFPGMAIFLAVLAYNLIGEGLQEASDPRLRDA encoded by the coding sequence ATGCAAGAACAATCAGAAAACAAGACCGCAATTTCAGCAGGGCTGAAACCCGTTAAAAAGTCCCCCAGTTTCTGGGTCGAAACGTGGCAGCGTTTCAAGGGACGTAAAATGGCAATGATGGCATTGATCTATATCGGTTTCCTCTGTTTTGTCGCAATTTTTGCCCCTGCGATTGCCGGGACAAAACCGATCATCTGTAAATACAAAGGTCATATCTATTTTCCAGCGCTGGGATACTTCCGGAGACAGTGGGAGAATCCCATTTTTTACAAAGATCGCTTTCGTAACCGCTATCCGGAAAATCTGAAACAGAAAGATCCGGACAGCTGGGCGATCTGGCCTCTGGTGTATCAGGATCCTTACCGCCGCGTCTACGATGATGAGTGGAAAGGGCAGCCGGGAAATCCGACACAGGATAATGGAGCGCCCAGCCTGCGCAACTGGTTTGGCACAGATCAGAGAGGTGTCGATGTTTTTGCACAGATGGTGCACGGTACTACGATTGCGCTGCTGGTGGGTTTTGTTTCGATGGGAATTGCGGGAGTGATTGGAATTCTGATCGGCGCCTTAGCCGGCTTCTATGGCAAGTGGATCGATATGGGGCTCAGTCGAGTGATTGAAGTGGTGATGTGTATTCCCACTCTGATTTTGATTCTTGCCATCATAGCTATTATCGAATCGCCTACAATCTGGCATATGATGGCGATTATCGGGCTGACCGGCTGGACCGGGATCGCGCGACTGGCGCGGGCGGAATTTATGAGACTTCGTGAGAGTGACTTTGTGCTCGCTGCGAAGACAACAGGAGTTGGTCAATTTCGCATTATCTTCCGTTATATTCTCCCGAACTCTCTGGCTCCCGTTCTCGTGCCGATCACGTTTGGGATTGCGGCTGCGATCCTGATTGAAAGCGGACTCAGCTTTCTGGGTTTTGGCGCACCACCTCCCAATCCCAGTTGGGGGACCCTGCTGAACCTGGGACGTCAGAACCTGCAGATGTGGTGGCTGATTTTCTTCCCCGGGATGGCGATCTTCCTGGCGGTCCTGGCCTATAACCTGATCGGCGAAGGCCTGCAGGAAGCATCAGATCCGCGCCTGCGTGATGCCTGA
- a CDS encoding peptide chain release factor family protein: MMAAIDSDRELSGKTHPACCNLELLLKDCQIEHVRRSGPGGQHRNKVETGVVIKHIPTNIRGEASERRQQGRNRSIALFRLRVNLALGYRISEISESPSLLWQRRIMNGTLKVNSEHDEFPALLAEALDTIFYYQFDIKAASQFLSCSSSQLIKFLKKEPRAFSTINQRRLEAGLHPLK, from the coding sequence ATGATGGCAGCAATTGACTCGGACCGTGAACTTTCTGGCAAGACGCATCCCGCATGTTGTAATCTCGAATTACTATTGAAAGATTGTCAGATTGAGCATGTCAGGAGATCCGGTCCCGGCGGCCAGCATCGAAATAAAGTCGAAACCGGAGTTGTCATCAAACATATCCCCACCAATATTCGGGGAGAAGCTTCTGAACGACGACAGCAGGGACGAAACCGGTCTATTGCCCTGTTTCGCTTGCGTGTGAATCTGGCTCTGGGATATCGCATCTCAGAAATCTCGGAATCTCCTTCATTGCTCTGGCAGCGCAGAATCATGAATGGAACACTGAAAGTAAATTCAGAGCATGATGAGTTTCCGGCACTGCTTGCCGAAGCTCTGGATACAATATTTTACTATCAATTTGATATAAAGGCTGCGAGTCAGTTTCTGAGTTGCTCTTCGTCCCAGTTAATCAAGTTTTTGAAAAAAGAACCTCGCGCATTCTCAACGATAAATCAACGTCGGCTTGAAGCAGGATTGCATCCCCTGAAATAA
- a CDS encoding transglutaminase TgpA family protein translates to MNLTLTFQISIYLLVVLSSIMFMMAEGGVIPQIVTIPLGLITLFFTDRWNKFSLSPLWANILGLLAFLVVCAEFSSTIEGRLLSGAHFLVYLTWIILLQKKGDTQYWWLCTLGFLQIAVGAVLTESVYYGLLLVIYLYLSIWTLSVFSLHRTRNSFLQYDSSSPFPKSSTVGQSPGYSLSNQKSCVRGGIQSDLSRQWLSVEYLGACFGYFISALLISMCFFLLIPRLWVNRSFFENEALAASDKPLVGFAEKVQLGEMGEILESSERVLQLSIYDNQTDEPVPVSDFVARFGTDEPLFRGAVLSGYENGSWSKIRRRSRWRLYNSEEIEKDLKIKQLYRQELVLDSIGTEVLFIMQPFVGMDMMSRTEYSINLETLEIRQAQPPEADGETRYNVFTAKEQSENVVMDELDNEAHYLKLPEDDLKRLISFTKKLIADNPQLKTNLEKARFIESYLRDSGDFSYTLNMSIQDPDIDPVEDFLFNRKSGHCEYYATALALMLRSIEIPTRVISGFKGGEQGYLSNQFEVQQRYAHSWVEAFLDDRWQTLDATPSLQRAESVAQNATSLGSWKGISNTLTNFWSDYVIGVSFQRQKSAFYDPMLRAGKRLGNRLYDLRATVVSLLKSIKAFLSSPRRWFSWEGGAAVFIIAGLIFGFKWLFGVLIRLLRKLLHRQGEQTRQLRAGNVAFYEKFQDLLANRGLVRNPVETQKEFTTHVKSDLRSELSQAHLDETPDLFTQLFYQVRYGGHPLNPEQSEELRQKLAELEIALTQGERTEDQKV, encoded by the coding sequence GTGAATTTAACCCTCACTTTTCAGATCAGTATCTACCTGCTCGTGGTTTTATCCAGCATCATGTTCATGATGGCTGAGGGGGGAGTGATTCCACAAATCGTGACGATTCCTCTCGGGCTCATCACTCTGTTTTTTACGGACCGCTGGAATAAATTCAGTCTCAGTCCTCTCTGGGCAAATATTCTGGGGCTGCTCGCGTTTTTGGTTGTCTGTGCTGAATTCTCTTCTACTATTGAAGGCCGATTACTCTCCGGAGCGCATTTCCTGGTTTACCTGACCTGGATCATTCTTCTGCAGAAAAAAGGGGACACACAGTATTGGTGGTTGTGCACGCTCGGTTTTCTGCAGATTGCAGTAGGAGCTGTGCTGACCGAATCAGTTTACTATGGTTTATTACTGGTGATTTACCTGTACCTGTCAATCTGGACGCTTTCAGTCTTCTCGCTACATCGGACACGAAATTCCTTCCTGCAGTATGATTCGTCTTCTCCTTTTCCCAAATCCTCAACTGTCGGGCAAAGCCCCGGGTACTCTTTATCTAATCAGAAGAGTTGTGTCCGCGGTGGCATACAGTCTGATCTCTCCAGGCAATGGTTGTCCGTAGAATATTTGGGCGCCTGTTTTGGATATTTTATCAGTGCCTTGCTGATTTCCATGTGTTTCTTTTTATTGATTCCTCGTTTATGGGTGAATCGCTCATTCTTTGAAAATGAAGCGTTGGCCGCGAGTGATAAACCGCTGGTCGGATTTGCAGAAAAAGTACAGCTGGGAGAAATGGGGGAAATTCTGGAAAGTTCGGAACGCGTACTTCAACTCTCCATTTATGACAACCAAACTGATGAACCCGTGCCAGTCTCAGATTTCGTAGCGCGATTCGGCACGGATGAACCGCTGTTTCGCGGGGCAGTGCTTTCGGGTTACGAGAACGGGAGCTGGAGTAAAATACGACGACGGTCGCGCTGGAGACTCTATAACTCGGAAGAAATTGAAAAAGACCTTAAGATCAAGCAGCTATATCGACAGGAGTTGGTACTGGATTCGATCGGGACCGAGGTTCTGTTCATCATGCAGCCTTTTGTCGGTATGGATATGATGAGCAGGACCGAATACAGTATCAACCTGGAAACATTGGAAATTCGCCAGGCACAACCTCCGGAGGCGGACGGCGAAACCAGGTATAATGTCTTTACCGCGAAAGAACAGTCAGAAAATGTCGTAATGGATGAGTTAGATAATGAAGCACATTATCTGAAATTACCAGAGGATGATTTGAAACGACTGATTTCATTTACGAAGAAGTTGATCGCTGATAACCCCCAGCTTAAGACCAATCTTGAAAAAGCCAGGTTCATTGAATCTTATCTGCGTGATTCCGGGGATTTCAGTTACACGTTGAATATGTCAATTCAAGATCCTGATATTGATCCCGTTGAAGATTTTCTGTTCAACCGTAAATCCGGGCATTGCGAATATTATGCGACTGCTTTGGCTTTAATGTTACGGTCGATCGAGATTCCCACACGCGTAATCAGCGGTTTCAAAGGTGGCGAACAGGGATATTTATCCAATCAGTTTGAAGTACAGCAGCGATATGCCCATTCGTGGGTTGAAGCATTTCTGGATGACCGCTGGCAGACGTTGGATGCTACACCCAGTCTGCAGCGAGCAGAAAGCGTTGCCCAGAATGCAACATCCCTCGGCAGCTGGAAAGGGATCTCCAATACGCTGACCAATTTCTGGTCCGATTATGTCATTGGTGTCTCATTCCAACGCCAGAAGTCAGCCTTCTACGACCCGATGTTGAGAGCCGGTAAAAGATTAGGGAATCGACTGTATGATTTACGTGCAACGGTCGTTAGTTTACTCAAGTCGATTAAGGCCTTTCTTTCCTCCCCACGTCGCTGGTTCAGCTGGGAAGGAGGCGCTGCTGTTTTTATCATTGCAGGACTGATCTTTGGGTTCAAATGGCTGTTTGGTGTATTGATCAGATTGCTCAGAAAACTGCTACACAGGCAGGGAGAGCAGACTCGACAACTACGAGCAGGAAATGTGGCATTCTACGAAAAATTTCAGGATTTACTGGCAAACCGTGGCCTGGTGCGTAATCCTGTTGAAACGCAGAAAGAATTCACAACTCATGTTAAAAGCGATTTGAGATCCGAGCTGTCGCAGGCACATCTGGATGAAACTCCCGATCTGTTCACACAATTATTTTATCAGGTCCGCTATGGTGGTCACCCGCTGAATCCGGAGCAGTCAGAAGAACTGCGGCAGAAGCTGGCAGAACTGGAGATTGCTTTGACCCAGGGTGAACGGACAGAAGATCAGAAAGTGTGA
- a CDS encoding leucine-rich repeat domain-containing protein, whose product MQPILRPSKTIPSLLVVLSIVCSLAVGCGKTHDPNSKEATEYVLKLGGTVIPVHSELPIETPAKIPEGNFAIRKIDLTNAKLKNIELGKLSNLRYLESLNLHRTNLTDEGLTLITDLPKLQSLEIAYTPVTDKAISQLTRFPKLRKIFLYGTAAKPQTLEDLKSNLKGCTIYK is encoded by the coding sequence ATGCAACCCATTCTCAGACCGTCCAAAACAATTCCCAGTCTGCTGGTTGTTCTATCCATTGTCTGTAGCCTGGCTGTGGGTTGTGGTAAAACACATGACCCGAACAGTAAAGAAGCCACGGAATATGTGCTCAAACTGGGTGGAACCGTGATTCCAGTACACAGTGAACTTCCGATCGAAACTCCTGCCAAAATTCCCGAAGGAAATTTTGCGATCCGAAAAATTGACCTGACCAATGCAAAATTAAAAAATATTGAGCTGGGAAAACTGTCCAATCTCCGTTATCTCGAATCACTGAATCTGCATCGCACGAACCTGACCGATGAAGGACTGACCCTGATCACTGATTTACCGAAATTACAATCACTCGAAATCGCCTATACGCCCGTTACCGACAAGGCGATCAGCCAGTTGACCCGATTCCCGAAATTACGAAAAATCTTCCTGTATGGAACCGCAGCTAAACCTCAAACACTTGAGGACCTGAAATCAAATCTAAAGGGATGCACGATCTATAAATAA
- a CDS encoding DUF58 domain-containing protein gives MKNNLFEFWHKRKEWRPWLILMLVGIFIFTYSFQFPLTLKEIHHNLPLILRFASAGLFLWGVSNILLIIFPDLERFQVKRIGRNRVSLPRDGVVYLLMMTVLFIGSVLSRENMLMLVFAMMTGPFVLNGWITYSMLKNIQLKRIIPQRVMVGETFTAEILMENKKRVIAAYLMEVNDTFKNSNEDLEASVVFRRVGPRQQLSAHYYVKLMHRGIYQFGPLHVSTRYPLGLVKRGAIFHEQNEIIVHPQIGRLSSNWAEDFFSIAEMAQQNRSRRGVFDDEFNHIREYRTGDSQRAIHWRSSARQGELMVQEYHQNRNYDLVIGLDLWLPGNSVLHQRERVEWAISFVGTLCREHLKNSRDTKLTLVSQAATLEVLEVGIGSQGLEYLLDFLATLNAGKTSALGEFVKIVSETASPRTRTVLVTTRQENDSSNRFSFSSLLGSRGKEISGSCKTIEADPKILSRWLVLETN, from the coding sequence ATGAAAAATAACCTGTTCGAGTTCTGGCACAAAAGAAAAGAGTGGCGCCCCTGGCTGATCTTAATGCTGGTGGGAATCTTCATCTTTACTTATAGCTTTCAGTTTCCACTGACTCTGAAAGAAATTCATCACAATCTCCCTTTGATCCTGAGGTTTGCCAGCGCCGGATTATTCTTGTGGGGTGTCTCAAACATATTGCTTATCATTTTCCCTGATTTAGAACGCTTTCAGGTAAAACGGATCGGGAGAAATCGAGTTTCACTCCCCCGCGATGGCGTTGTCTATCTTTTGATGATGACTGTTCTGTTTATCGGGTCGGTTCTGTCTCGGGAAAATATGCTGATGCTGGTTTTTGCGATGATGACTGGCCCTTTTGTGTTGAATGGCTGGATTACATACAGCATGCTCAAGAACATCCAGTTGAAACGGATTATTCCTCAACGGGTGATGGTCGGAGAGACTTTCACTGCTGAGATTCTGATGGAGAATAAGAAACGGGTCATCGCAGCCTACCTGATGGAGGTCAACGACACGTTTAAAAACAGTAATGAAGACCTGGAAGCCTCTGTCGTATTTCGAAGAGTCGGACCTCGGCAGCAACTCTCTGCGCATTACTATGTCAAACTGATGCATCGGGGGATTTATCAGTTCGGGCCACTTCACGTTTCGACTCGTTATCCACTGGGTCTGGTTAAACGAGGGGCTATCTTTCACGAACAAAATGAAATCATAGTACACCCACAGATTGGACGTTTAAGTTCAAACTGGGCAGAAGATTTTTTTTCGATTGCAGAGATGGCTCAACAGAATCGCAGCCGTCGTGGTGTATTTGATGACGAATTTAATCATATTCGCGAGTATCGTACCGGAGACAGTCAACGCGCAATCCACTGGCGGAGTTCTGCGCGACAGGGAGAGTTGATGGTTCAGGAATATCATCAGAACCGAAACTATGATCTGGTGATTGGTCTGGACCTGTGGCTGCCGGGCAATTCCGTGCTGCACCAGCGGGAACGTGTAGAGTGGGCCATTTCTTTTGTTGGAACGCTGTGTCGAGAACACCTCAAGAACAGCCGGGATACGAAATTAACACTCGTTTCACAGGCAGCAACTCTGGAAGTATTAGAAGTGGGCATTGGCTCACAGGGGCTGGAGTATCTGCTGGACTTTCTGGCAACTCTGAATGCTGGCAAAACCTCAGCATTAGGTGAATTTGTGAAAATTGTCTCCGAAACAGCCTCACCACGCACACGCACAGTTCTTGTGACAACCCGGCAGGAAAACGATTCTTCGAATCGATTCAGTTTCAGTTCGCTGCTGGGGTCCCGGGGAAAAGAGATCTCAGGTTCCTGTAAAACGATTGAGGCCGATCCGAAAATTCTCAGCCGCTGGCTGGTGCTGGAAACAAACTGA